A region from the Methylovorus glucosotrophus genome encodes:
- a CDS encoding glycosyltransferase, with protein sequence MRVSIYIPTHNRLELLKRAVESVLRQTHEDIEVIVVNDGSSDGTDQYLIEKAASDTRLKFINKPKAEGAPKARNAAIKMATGRFITGLDDDDAFVETRVAAFLQYWDLLVSQKLQPACLYSQDVIIANGETVRTSSKRGSVNFEDLLEFNYIGNQIFAPKEHFMEAGLFDESLPAWQDLEFFMRVLKKYGQAYLLDIPTQLYDDSPRVDRISVKSEKKIREAFRIVSTKHASHSARAQQLLMIRVFSKFYGIRPKPRDWIHFLRRGFWMGGILRMLRETLRYP encoded by the coding sequence ATGCGGGTATCAATTTATATTCCTACCCATAACAGGTTGGAATTGTTAAAACGAGCGGTTGAGTCTGTCTTGCGGCAAACCCATGAAGATATTGAAGTGATTGTGGTCAATGACGGCTCCAGTGATGGCACAGATCAGTATCTGATTGAAAAAGCGGCGAGTGATACACGACTCAAGTTCATTAATAAGCCCAAAGCAGAAGGGGCGCCCAAAGCCCGCAATGCGGCGATAAAAATGGCTACCGGTCGGTTTATCACTGGACTGGACGACGATGATGCCTTCGTTGAAACTCGTGTGGCTGCTTTCCTGCAATATTGGGATTTGCTGGTGAGTCAGAAACTGCAACCGGCCTGCCTGTATTCACAGGATGTGATTATTGCCAATGGCGAGACTGTCAGAACATCCAGCAAGCGTGGCAGTGTGAATTTCGAGGACCTGCTCGAATTCAACTATATCGGCAACCAGATATTTGCGCCCAAGGAACACTTCATGGAGGCAGGCTTGTTCGATGAGAGCTTGCCAGCCTGGCAGGATCTGGAGTTTTTTATGCGGGTATTAAAAAAATATGGTCAGGCATATCTGCTCGATATCCCGACCCAGTTATACGATGACTCGCCGCGCGTGGACAGAATTTCGGTCAAGTCCGAGAAGAAAATCCGCGAAGCTTTTCGTATCGTCTCTACCAAACACGCTAGCCACTCCGCACGTGCTCAGCAACTGCTGATGATACGGGTGTTCTCCAAGTTTTATGGCATACGGCCCAAGCCACGCGACTGGATCCACTTTTTAAGAAGAGGATTCTGGATGGGCGGTATCCTGCGCATGTTGCGTGAGACGTTGCGTTACCCCTGA
- a CDS encoding O-antigen ligase family protein, protein MKIFSKQFLLGLIFSFVAIFSGIVASGLVDLAGKRYGLLLALPAVLVIALILLLDKTLLLVLIVLLRASLDHLLDTTKFAGIGLGGLLNVLMVLIGLLALYKLERPLRKIVLLVWLPFLTMYFYGVVISPEKISSFRIFINLLSTAGMFAVALYVVKTREDFTKWLKIVFCSCLIPIMYGAVTIVRPVGYYLTEHRLASTFAHPNILAFYSVLMILIGFYLWKSQQFTEKSLLKKLLPFIVLAMVGMLMLTQTRSAWVAFFAFFTFYALFMERKYIPVLLVLPVIGLAIPEIRDRLLDLTSGNQVVAYAKLNSYAWRKYLWDSALHWMQVSKYLTGYGADAFLHYSPMFFPLSTDKPTAAHNVYVQTFFDLGLFGTLAYIWLFFKTGQTILRNVIHDKLLKTIALISIASYLMYSYSDNLLGYLNFNWYFWFFLGATIGWQYRIKPVESPETSSSSVMTASGSV, encoded by the coding sequence ATGAAAATTTTTAGTAAGCAGTTTCTACTCGGCTTGATCTTCTCCTTTGTGGCGATTTTTTCAGGCATTGTTGCTTCCGGATTGGTCGATCTTGCAGGCAAACGCTACGGCTTGCTGCTGGCATTGCCTGCGGTATTGGTCATTGCGCTCATTTTGCTGCTGGACAAGACGCTGCTGCTGGTGCTGATCGTATTGTTACGTGCCTCGCTGGACCATTTGCTGGATACCACCAAATTCGCTGGCATAGGCTTGGGCGGCTTGCTGAATGTGTTGATGGTGCTGATAGGCCTGCTTGCGCTGTACAAACTTGAACGGCCATTGAGAAAAATCGTGTTGCTGGTGTGGCTGCCATTTCTCACCATGTACTTTTATGGCGTAGTTATTTCTCCCGAAAAAATATCTTCTTTCCGTATTTTCATTAACTTGCTGTCTACAGCGGGTATGTTTGCCGTTGCATTGTATGTCGTAAAAACCCGCGAAGACTTTACCAAGTGGCTTAAGATCGTCTTCTGCTCCTGCCTGATTCCTATCATGTATGGGGCGGTGACCATTGTTCGTCCAGTGGGGTATTACCTGACAGAGCATCGACTGGCCAGTACCTTTGCCCACCCTAATATTCTGGCCTTTTATAGCGTTTTGATGATTTTGATTGGTTTTTATTTGTGGAAAAGCCAGCAGTTCACTGAAAAATCCCTACTGAAAAAACTGCTGCCCTTTATTGTGCTGGCCATGGTAGGCATGCTCATGCTGACGCAGACCCGGAGTGCATGGGTCGCCTTCTTTGCCTTCTTTACCTTTTACGCTTTGTTCATGGAGCGCAAGTACATCCCTGTATTGCTGGTGCTCCCCGTTATTGGCCTGGCGATTCCTGAAATCCGAGATCGATTACTCGACCTTACCTCTGGTAACCAGGTGGTCGCCTATGCCAAGTTGAATTCCTATGCCTGGCGCAAATACTTGTGGGACTCGGCATTGCATTGGATGCAAGTCTCCAAATACCTCACTGGCTATGGGGCAGATGCATTCTTGCACTACTCACCCATGTTCTTCCCGCTATCTACCGACAAACCCACAGCGGCGCATAATGTTTATGTGCAAACATTTTTTGATCTGGGCCTCTTTGGCACGCTGGCTTATATCTGGCTCTTTTTCAAGACGGGGCAAACGATATTACGGAACGTGATTCATGATAAGTTATTGAAAACTATTGCACTCATCTCCATCGCAAGTTATCTGATGTACTCCTACTCAGACAATTTGTTGGGTTACCTGAACTTCAACTGGTATTTCTGGTTCTTCCTGGGGGCTACCATTGGTTGGCAGTACAGGATCAAGCCAGTGGAGTCGCCAGAAACCAGTTCATCATCTGTCATGACAGCATCGGGAAGCGTGTGA
- a CDS encoding glycosyltransferase: MSTSFIRREINAIERAGHPVFRTAIRGWASPVVDQGDFRERDMTRYVMLLSWPARLLVVCKIFLKMPLAFIRTLMMSLKLGFKSEKFFAYSLIYFSHACLLRQWYAEKEIDHVHAHFGTNSTEVLMYCKMLGGPDYSFTVHGPEEFDKNKLIHLKEKVQHARFVIAISAFTKSQLFRWVDFNDWSKINEVHCGLERQFYEVSPVPVPDTHRLVCVGRLCEQKGQMLLVEAVALLAARGKKVELVLAGDGEMRTEIESQIHKHQLGGQITITGWITSAQVREYMQHSSAMILPSFAEGLPVVVMEAMALKRPVLTTYVAGIPELVVHGKTGWLFPAGDVQGLADVIEEFMATPVAELSAMGEQGYARVVARHAVDTEVQKLLHLFQALPATQH; the protein is encoded by the coding sequence GTGAGCACGAGTTTTATTCGTCGCGAAATTAACGCTATTGAACGTGCCGGCCATCCGGTTTTCAGAACTGCCATTCGTGGCTGGGCAAGTCCGGTAGTCGATCAGGGAGATTTTCGCGAGCGTGACATGACACGCTATGTGATGCTGCTTAGCTGGCCTGCCCGTTTGTTGGTGGTATGCAAAATCTTTTTGAAAATGCCATTGGCATTTATCAGAACCCTTATGATGTCCCTCAAGTTGGGCTTCAAGTCAGAAAAGTTTTTTGCCTACAGCCTGATCTATTTTTCACATGCCTGCCTGTTAAGACAGTGGTACGCCGAGAAAGAGATCGACCATGTGCACGCGCATTTTGGGACAAATTCAACCGAGGTGCTGATGTACTGCAAGATGCTGGGCGGACCCGACTACAGTTTTACCGTGCATGGCCCGGAAGAGTTTGATAAAAACAAACTGATTCACCTTAAGGAAAAAGTGCAACACGCCAGGTTTGTCATCGCCATTAGTGCCTTTACCAAGAGCCAGCTATTTCGCTGGGTAGACTTCAACGACTGGTCAAAAATCAACGAAGTCCATTGCGGTCTGGAAAGACAATTTTATGAGGTAAGCCCGGTGCCGGTCCCCGACACGCATCGTCTGGTTTGCGTGGGCCGCTTGTGTGAGCAGAAAGGCCAAATGTTGCTCGTGGAGGCGGTCGCCTTGCTGGCTGCCCGGGGTAAAAAAGTGGAGCTGGTGCTGGCGGGTGACGGTGAAATGCGCACTGAAATTGAATCTCAAATACACAAGCACCAGTTGGGGGGGCAGATTACGATTACCGGCTGGATTACCAGTGCACAAGTCCGTGAATACATGCAACATTCCAGTGCGATGATATTGCCAAGCTTCGCTGAAGGCCTCCCTGTGGTGGTCATGGAGGCCATGGCACTCAAGCGGCCTGTGCTTACCACCTATGTTGCGGGCATCCCTGAACTCGTTGTCCATGGCAAAACGGGATGGTTGTTTCCCGCGGGCGATGTGCAAGGGCTGGCCGACGTCATTGAGGAATTCATGGCAACGCCGGTAGCAGAACTGTCCGCCATGGGGGAGCAGGGATATGCTCGTGTGGTTGCCCGTCATGCGGTGGACACCGAGGTACAAAAGTTGCTGCACTTGTTTCAGGCATTGCCCGCAACCCAGCATTAG
- a CDS encoding glycosyltransferase family 2 protein yields MQYIDLLWFVVGLVLFVPTSYFCLQIVMAFFHAPVTAASTTATPSLAILVPAHNESNGIGVTLKSLLAQVDLPASIIVIADNCTDDTADVARQYGVTVIERQDDLKRGKGFALDFGMQYLKSTLQSPEIVMIVDADCWVGPHAIPTLAQTAREHQRPVQALYLMVSPDASALKTRLAEFAWVIKNQVRPLGLRVMQGPCQLMGTGMAFPWAFISNADLANGHLVEDMKLGLDAANDGHAPVFCHEALVKSAFAANEAGADSQRTRWEHGHISMIFNTGLPLVLKGLRTRNAELVAMALDICIPPLALLVMCLSAYILISALLAVFGYAGSLVLGGTMFVFLFLAVMAAWAKFGRHAIPLWMLAYAPLYALRKIPLYLKYLVKRQVEWVRSQRD; encoded by the coding sequence ATGCAATACATTGATCTCTTATGGTTCGTTGTCGGCCTAGTCCTGTTTGTTCCGACCAGCTATTTCTGCCTGCAAATTGTCATGGCATTTTTTCATGCGCCAGTAACCGCAGCGTCTACGACAGCAACGCCTTCGTTGGCCATATTGGTTCCTGCACACAATGAATCCAATGGCATTGGCGTCACGCTCAAATCCCTGCTGGCGCAAGTTGACTTACCTGCAAGCATCATTGTGATTGCGGATAACTGTACTGACGATACGGCGGATGTTGCCCGGCAATACGGTGTGACCGTCATCGAGCGTCAGGACGATCTCAAGCGAGGCAAAGGCTTCGCGCTGGATTTTGGCATGCAATACCTCAAAAGCACTCTGCAGTCCCCCGAGATTGTGATGATTGTTGATGCGGATTGCTGGGTTGGGCCACATGCCATTCCCACACTGGCGCAAACCGCCAGGGAGCATCAGCGCCCTGTACAGGCGCTTTACCTTATGGTGTCGCCCGACGCCAGCGCGCTCAAGACACGGTTGGCTGAGTTTGCCTGGGTCATTAAAAACCAGGTACGTCCATTGGGATTGCGCGTCATGCAAGGGCCATGTCAGTTGATGGGCACAGGCATGGCATTTCCCTGGGCATTTATTTCCAACGCTGATCTTGCCAACGGTCATCTGGTTGAAGACATGAAGCTAGGCCTCGACGCCGCCAATGATGGCCATGCCCCTGTTTTTTGCCATGAGGCATTGGTCAAAAGTGCGTTTGCCGCGAATGAGGCCGGGGCGGATTCTCAGCGCACGCGCTGGGAACATGGGCACATCAGCATGATTTTTAATACGGGACTTCCTCTGGTATTGAAGGGCTTGCGTACCCGCAATGCCGAGCTTGTGGCAATGGCACTGGATATTTGTATTCCTCCCCTGGCGTTGCTGGTGATGTGTTTAAGCGCATACATTCTGATATCTGCGCTGCTGGCGGTATTCGGTTATGCTGGTTCACTGGTGCTTGGGGGCACAATGTTCGTGTTTCTGTTCCTTGCAGTGATGGCGGCATGGGCTAAGTTTGGACGACACGCCATTCCCTTGTGGATGCTGGCGTATGCGCCGTTGTATGCGCTCAGAAAGATCCCCTTGTACCTGAAATATCTGGTCAAGCGTCAGGTGGAGTGGGTGCGATCGCAACGCGATTGA
- a CDS encoding WecB/TagA/CpsF family glycosyltransferase: protein MTYIQLFNIKIDVLDMEGSVARIFTWLDADARDCHYVVTPNVDHVVKLSENASFKAAYDQASLVVADGKPVVLASKLLGKPLPGTVPGSDLVPALFSHAQTRHSNELRVYLLGAGPGVAERAAEQIHAQWPNVRVVGLYSPPMGFEKSPEECQKICAQINQTQADLLVIGLGAPKQELWVAKYQSELQVKAALCVGATIDFLAGEKPRAPMWMRRCGVEWLHRMASEPKRLVSRYLNDAVVFPRLFLKEWLKKD from the coding sequence ATGACATATATCCAGCTTTTTAATATCAAGATTGACGTGCTGGATATGGAGGGCAGTGTGGCTCGCATATTCACCTGGCTGGATGCTGATGCACGCGATTGCCACTATGTGGTAACGCCGAATGTGGATCATGTGGTCAAGCTGAGTGAAAACGCTTCTTTCAAAGCGGCTTATGATCAGGCCTCCCTGGTAGTGGCGGATGGCAAGCCTGTGGTGCTGGCCTCCAAATTGTTGGGGAAGCCCTTGCCTGGCACCGTTCCAGGGAGTGATCTGGTTCCAGCCTTGTTCAGCCACGCACAAACACGGCATAGCAATGAGTTGCGCGTCTATTTGCTGGGCGCCGGTCCTGGCGTAGCAGAACGCGCTGCCGAGCAAATTCATGCGCAATGGCCCAATGTGCGTGTAGTGGGTTTGTATAGCCCGCCTATGGGCTTTGAGAAAAGCCCTGAGGAATGTCAGAAGATTTGCGCTCAGATTAACCAGACGCAGGCTGATCTTCTGGTAATAGGATTGGGGGCACCCAAGCAGGAATTATGGGTGGCTAAATATCAGTCGGAGTTGCAGGTTAAAGCCGCGCTCTGCGTAGGCGCGACCATTGATTTTCTGGCAGGTGAGAAACCACGTGCTCCGATGTGGATGCGTCGATGCGGGGTGGAGTGGCTTCACCGCATGGCCTCTGAGCCGAAAAGACTGGTATCCCGGTATCTGAATGATGCCGTTGTATTCCCAAGACTATTCTTGAAAGAATGGTTGAAAAAGGATTGA
- a CDS encoding mannose-1-phosphate guanylyltransferase/mannose-6-phosphate isomerase, which produces MKIVPVILSGGSGTRLWPLSRQALPKQLLPLTSGHSMLQETLLRLSGVESIESPIVVCGNDHRFLVAEQLLEIGSKPKAIVLEPVGRNTAPAIAVAASRLLQENAEDVLMLVLPADHVIQNRAAFSAAIAVAAQAAKSGRLVTFGVKPTVPETGYGYINGGAALASCPGSFELSRFVEKPNLETAKQYLASGDYYWNSGMFLFSPKQYMEELTQFAPEIASKASEALEQSYTDLDFVRLHEASFKECPSQSVDYAVMEHTRNAAVVPVDIGWSDVGSWTALADVLDKDDAGNVTVGDVYLNGVKNSMVRSEGRMVAALGVENLIIVETSDAVLVAHKDAAQDVKKIVDYLKEQGRKEHEYHSRVYRPWGWYEGIDAAERFQVKRIMVKPGEKLSLQMHHHRAEHWVVVSGTAIVTKNGEAEMLCENQSTYIPIGATHRLENPGKLPLHLIEVQSGGYLGEDDIVRFEDTYGRS; this is translated from the coding sequence ATGAAAATAGTGCCAGTGATTTTGTCGGGTGGATCCGGGACACGCTTGTGGCCATTATCAAGGCAGGCTTTGCCCAAGCAATTATTACCCCTGACCTCAGGACATTCCATGTTGCAGGAGACCTTGTTGCGTCTCAGCGGCGTGGAGTCAATAGAGTCGCCTATTGTTGTTTGCGGTAATGATCACCGGTTTTTGGTTGCAGAGCAGCTGCTGGAGATTGGCAGCAAGCCCAAGGCCATCGTTCTCGAGCCGGTGGGCCGTAATACCGCGCCTGCTATTGCTGTCGCGGCAAGCCGTTTATTGCAAGAAAATGCAGAAGATGTGCTCATGCTGGTATTGCCGGCTGATCATGTTATCCAAAACCGGGCGGCCTTCTCCGCTGCAATCGCGGTAGCTGCCCAAGCCGCCAAGAGTGGTCGCCTGGTGACCTTCGGTGTCAAACCTACGGTACCTGAAACCGGTTATGGCTACATCAATGGTGGCGCAGCGCTTGCCAGTTGCCCCGGCAGTTTTGAGCTTTCCCGCTTTGTTGAGAAACCCAACCTTGAAACGGCCAAACAGTATCTCGCTTCTGGTGATTATTACTGGAACAGCGGCATGTTCCTGTTCAGTCCCAAGCAATACATGGAAGAGCTCACCCAATTTGCTCCGGAGATCGCCAGCAAGGCCAGCGAGGCATTGGAGCAGAGCTACACTGATCTCGACTTTGTGCGCTTGCATGAAGCCAGCTTCAAGGAGTGCCCATCGCAATCGGTCGACTATGCGGTGATGGAGCACACGCGCAACGCCGCCGTAGTCCCTGTGGATATTGGTTGGAGTGATGTTGGCTCCTGGACGGCACTCGCCGATGTGCTGGACAAAGATGATGCGGGCAACGTCACGGTAGGGGATGTTTACCTCAATGGCGTCAAAAACTCCATGGTGCGCAGTGAAGGCCGCATGGTCGCTGCGCTGGGTGTGGAAAATCTCATCATTGTGGAAACCAGTGATGCCGTCCTCGTCGCACACAAGGATGCGGCGCAGGATGTGAAAAAGATAGTCGATTACCTGAAAGAGCAGGGGCGCAAGGAGCACGAGTACCATTCGCGCGTATACCGCCCTTGGGGTTGGTATGAAGGTATTGATGCGGCTGAGCGTTTTCAGGTCAAGCGCATTATGGTCAAGCCCGGCGAAAAGCTCTCGCTGCAAATGCACCACCATCGGGCAGAGCACTGGGTGGTGGTCAGCGGTACCGCCATTGTCACCAAAAACGGCGAAGCTGAAATGCTGTGCGAGAACCAGTCCACCTATATTCCGATTGGCGCGACACACCGACTTGAAAATCCAGGCAAGCTGCCTCTGCATCTGATTGAAGTGCAATCGGGCGGCTATCTGGGCGAAGACGACATCGTGCGTTTTGAAGATACTTATGGCCGCAGCTGA